TGAATAGTTATGTGCGACAAGACCTATTAAGCATGCTATATTGGTACGCGGGTATGCAAACAGAATTTAAAGTAAGTATCGGAAAAGCAAACAAACATTTAAAAGAATATTTAGATTTAAACCTATGGACAAGATTGATAAAGACTTTTAATATGGGTGATTATGATTCTTCTTGGAATGCATTGATTACAACATGCGAATTGTTTGAAGAGATTGCACCTAAAGTAGGTAAAATATTTGAATACGAATATAATTATGATGAAGCTAAAAGAAGCTTTGCGTTTATAAAGAATATCAAGGAATTACCAAAGAATGTAACAGAAATTTACTAATTAAATTGCAGATCGAGTATTATCTTTAGTAAATTATGTTGCACACCTTTCACATTTTAAAATTGTTGGGAAGAAATTCAGCGGGCGAACCAACGCATATAGATAATAGAAGACCTTAAACATCAACTAACAAAATGTCGCCGTTCGCCTTGGATGGTGGACTATTTTTATATAGTAATATGTAAATTTATTACTTATAATCTATATATAGGTTAGTAGTAAACCCACCTCCAAGGCACATTCCTTCACCAAGCCAAGTCTGGCTAAGACTCAGGAATGTCGGCAACAAGAAACGTTAGTGCGCCAAGCAAAGCTTGGCATCTACTTGCAAGGTGAAATTCCTTGTTGAGAAAGGTCTAACCAACCACTCATATCGAGTGTTGCGTTGAAGCTGGTAACAGCAAAACGAAGCGTACACAGAGAACTATATAGGCCACAAGGAGAACCGTATCTCCTGAAGTATATTCAGCCTCATAAACTTAGAATGCAGATGACGACGTGGTTAACGTCACGGAAGTCAGTACAGAAGAATCGTAAAAGGTGAGATTCTCGAGGGTCTGCTGGGGTCCAAGAACGTGGCATGTATAGAGAGAGATGCTAGGAACTTGGGAGGAATCCTATAGCTCCTTTGACAGGTAGGTCTATCCAATCGAAAAAAGAGGACGACCAATGCGCATAGGAGTTCGGATTAATTCATAGTACTCTGAGGGCGGGAGAGCCGTCTACATGGGGAAGAGATTAACAGATATATGTAGCCCGCAAATGAAACATTATCCGGACTGCAGGACTGGAGGAAATAATGCAAACATCACTGAGGGGAATAGCAACAAAAGCAAAACAAAATAAAAACTACAAATTTGGTAATCTATATGGATTGCTGAATAAAGAAGCTTTGTACCAAGCATGGAAAGACATAAATAAGAAGTCAGCAACAGGAAACAGCTAGAGAGTTTGGAAATAATTTAGATGAAAATCTAGGAGAATTAGTTGAAGAACTTAAGAGCAAAAGGTACAAAGCAAAGCTAGTAAAAAGAGTGTATATACCAAAAGGAAATGGAAAAACAAGACCACTAGGGCTTCCAACATTGAGGGATAAAATAGTACAAAAAGCGGTAGCTAATATACTAGAAGCAATATATGAACAAGATTTTCTGAAATGTAGCTATGGTTATAGACCGAAGGTTGGGGCACAAAAAGCAGTTAAGGACATTACAAAGGAATTACAAGAAAAATACAGTTATGTGGTGGAAGCAGACATAAGAAACTTTTTTGGGAACATAGACCATCAATGGTTAGGAAAAATGTTAGAGTTACGAATAAAGGATAAGGCATTTTTAAGGTTGATAAAGAAGTGGCTCAAAGCAGGAATATTAGATACTGATGGTAAAGTTATAAACCCAATAACCGGTTGTCCACAGGGTTCCATAGTAAGTCCGATACTGGCGAATATTTATTTACACTATACTTTAGATTTATGGTTTGAGAAAATTGTAAAACCTGCTTGTACAGGAGAAACCTATATATGTCGTCTAGCGGATGACCTTATATGTGCATTCAGATACAAAGCTGATGCTGAAAAGTTTTACAAAGTACTAGGAAAAAGGCTTGGTAAGTTCAAATTAGAACTAGCCGAGGAGAAAACCAATATAGTAAGCTTCTCACGCTTCAGAAAGTATGAAAATACAAGCTTTGAATTTCTTGGATTTGAATTTCGATGGGCAGTATCCCGAAATGGTAAAGATATAATAAAGAGAAGAACCAGTAGGGTCAAATTAAGGAAATCAATAAAGGCGTTTAGCCTATGGTGTAAAGATAATCGTAGTAAAAGAATTAGAAAAATAGTGGAAACGTTGAATTCTAAGTACAGGGGTTATTTCAACTATTACGGGGTAATAGGAAATAGTAAAGGAATAAATGAATTTTACGGAGCAACTTTAAAAATATTATACAAATGGTTGAATCGCAGAAGTCAAAGGAAAAGCTTTAACTGGAATGAATTTAATGTAAAAATGAAATGGTATGGACTAATTAAACCTAGAGTAGTTGAAAAAGCTGATAATCAGATAAGATTTGAAGAATGTTTTGTTTAATTACGGAAGCGAGTATATTTGAAGAGCCCGGTGCGGTAGTTCCGCACGCCGGGATCTGTGCGGGGGGTGTGGAGCAATCCATGTCTCTACCGTGACGTGGAAATTAAACTTCTATATTTCAAATATAATATTTACGAGGAGTGGGGTTAATGAATTATTTAAGAAAGCTAATTGGACAGAAGTGTTATTTATCACCAATAGATGCTAGTGAAACAGAAAAAGTTGCTAAGTGGAGTAATAATATTGAAGTAGCTATTAGAACAGGTGATATATCAGATATGATTACATATGAGGCACAAAGAAGATATCTTGAAAATATGAATAATAGTAGCGGTTATGCCTTTTATATTATAAGGGAAGATGATGATGAAGTTATTGGAATCGGAAGACTAATGAGAGTAAATCTTATAAATAGAAATGCTGTTATGGGTATGTTTATTGGCGAAAGAAATGATAGGAGCAAAGGTATAGGATCAGAAGCTACAAACTTATTACTAGACTTTGGGTTTAATGTTCTTAATCTAATGAATATAATGATTGAAACCTATTCTTTCAATGAACCAGCAATAAAAGCATGCAAAAAATGTGGTTTTAAGGAAATTGGCAGGCGAAGAAAATCAATTATATATGGAAATAATGTGTATGATGAAGTTTTTATGGATATACTTAGCGAAGAGTTTCAAAACTCAATAATTAATAAGGTATTGAATAAACAATATAACTTCTACTAGCAATGCGTTCAAGTTCGCTTTGGCTAAATTTAAAAAACTTGTTCCCAATATTGATATTTTCTATGAAGGTTTTGACATTTATATGAATGCCAAAATTAAGCAAAATGAAGCATTCAGGGCAGTAAATGGTGATTCAAAGCAATGCATGGGAATAGCAGCTTTTCAAGAACTCATAATAGAATAACATTTTTTGGCGTATCTGAATCATTTGACTTTCAGAATGTGGGTTTAAAGTTAATTGATTTCGCTTTGAAACAATTGGATTATTCAAAGCACATTTCTGCTAATATTCTAAGAGGAGATTTAGAACCTTTATTGAAAGAAAAACTACTATATCAAAAGTTTGGATTTGTTGAATTTGATAATTCTATTTTTGAGGCTGGAGTTCCAGCATGTATGATTCAATTATCTCCTAACTATTTAAGGGCGAATTAGTGAAAACTGTGCGCATGTTCGATAGTTCAAGATCTGAAACATAAGCCCGTCGGGCTAAGGTTCAGGAACGTCGGCAACACGAAAAGTTATAGCTCTTCCTAATGTATATTATTAATACTTAAATTTATTAAAAAAGAATTTGGATGGTAAATACATAAATTGAACTATGCAAAGAAAATAGAATATTGGGGGCAGTTAATATTGGAAATTACATTTGAAAAATCAAAGTTAGAAGATGTGAAAAAACTATTGCAAATACAAAACGAATCATTTCAAGAAGCCCTAACTTTACATAAAGATTATGTGACAAATCCA
This DNA window, taken from Clostridium estertheticum, encodes the following:
- the ltrA gene encoding group II intron reverse transcriptase/maturase, whose product is MRSQQQETAREFGNNLDENLGELVEELKSKRYKAKLVKRVYIPKGNGKTRPLGLPTLRDKIVQKAVANILEAIYEQDFLKCSYGYRPKVGAQKAVKDITKELQEKYSYVVEADIRNFFGNIDHQWLGKMLELRIKDKAFLRLIKKWLKAGILDTDGKVINPITGCPQGSIVSPILANIYLHYTLDLWFEKIVKPACTGETYICRLADDLICAFRYKADAEKFYKVLGKRLGKFKLELAEEKTNIVSFSRFRKYENTSFEFLGFEFRWAVSRNGKDIIKRRTSRVKLRKSIKAFSLWCKDNRSKRIRKIVETLNSKYRGYFNYYGVIGNSKGINEFYGATLKILYKWLNRRSQRKSFNWNEFNVKMKWYGLIKPRVVEKADNQIRFEECFV
- a CDS encoding GNAT family N-acetyltransferase; amino-acid sequence: MNYLRKLIGQKCYLSPIDASETEKVAKWSNNIEVAIRTGDISDMITYEAQRRYLENMNNSSGYAFYIIREDDDEVIGIGRLMRVNLINRNAVMGMFIGERNDRSKGIGSEATNLLLDFGFNVLNLMNIMIETYSFNEPAIKACKKCGFKEIGRRRKSIIYGNNVYDEVFMDILSEEFQNSIINKVLNKQYNFY